A window of the Oligoflexus sp. genome harbors these coding sequences:
- a CDS encoding GNAT family N-acetyltransferase: MAQLKKIPVSKVPDSEASPAQKVWGLDWSQHFPKTLTASITVDRITAQEAWPLVDKLFPEVYQRDDTAQRFAENGGADPKKRYYEALGDFFVFEDQAQKNRVMGLAVGTLLDWSSYNFRNIAVHPDYQNLGLYPLFFDYLATVMKAHGVRRIEGDVAPSNQHHLHVLNKMGCVVSSLGYSERWGVLLHMTRYLHEADREQCARLFSMTASSDIAGTQRSDRKK; encoded by the coding sequence ATGGCACAGCTCAAGAAAATTCCGGTCTCCAAGGTTCCTGATTCCGAGGCGAGTCCAGCACAGAAAGTCTGGGGCCTGGATTGGTCGCAGCATTTTCCCAAAACCCTGACGGCCTCGATCACTGTCGACCGCATCACGGCTCAGGAAGCCTGGCCTTTGGTGGATAAGCTTTTTCCTGAAGTCTATCAAAGGGACGACACGGCGCAGCGTTTTGCAGAGAACGGCGGAGCCGATCCCAAAAAACGCTATTATGAAGCGCTCGGTGACTTTTTCGTCTTCGAGGATCAGGCCCAGAAAAATCGGGTGATGGGCCTCGCTGTCGGCACCCTGCTCGACTGGAGCAGCTATAATTTTCGCAATATCGCCGTGCATCCCGACTATCAAAACCTCGGTCTCTATCCCTTGTTTTTCGACTATCTCGCGACCGTGATGAAGGCCCATGGCGTAAGGCGCATCGAAGGGGATGTGGCGCCCAGCAACCAGCATCATCTGCATGTGCTGAATAAAATGGGCTGCGTGGTCAGCTCCCTCGGCTATTCCGAGCGCTGGGGCGTGCTTTTGCACATGACCCGCTATCTTCACGAAGCGGATCGCGAGCAATGCGCCCGCTTGTTCTCGATGACGGCGTCCAGCGATATTGCCGGCACGCAGCGTTCTGATCGTAAAAAATGA
- a CDS encoding DUF1820 family protein: MKKEHIYRVRFVEKSQSAPMEALVRHVEPSTLPGLVCLRDFVFKDATKMIILPEEDAASKRFRSTISMHIPYHNILFVEEIHDEPVDVKALPFLKEVTDHSEQD, translated from the coding sequence ATGAAAAAAGAGCATATTTACCGTGTACGTTTTGTGGAAAAAAGTCAGTCCGCGCCGATGGAAGCCCTGGTTCGGCACGTCGAGCCGAGTACGCTGCCTGGCTTGGTTTGTCTCCGCGACTTCGTCTTCAAGGACGCGACCAAGATGATCATACTCCCGGAAGAGGACGCCGCCAGCAAACGCTTTCGGAGCACCATCTCGATGCATATCCCGTATCACAACATCCTGTTTGTCGAGGAGATTCATGACGAGCCCGTGGACGTGAAAGCCTTGCCCTTTCTGAAGGAAGTCACCGATCATTCGGAGCAGGACTGA
- the lysS gene encoding lysine--tRNA ligase: MKPLTPHWADQAAARVAAACGDKESYTVASGITPSGVVHIGNFREVITVDLVARALRSLGKKVRFIYSWDDFDTLRKVPVNLPNQEMLTENLRRPISRVPDPYGEDKSYAAHNERVFEEELKQVGIDPEFLYQSDRYGAGLYAESIKVALEKRDVIRGILDAYRAEPLGTDWLPTTIYCSQCQRDRMDYERYPGGYDYSYKCSSCGHEETVDIRKTSNLKLNWRTDWPMRWAFEGVDFEPGGKDHSSDGGSYDTGKRIVKDVWGREAPQYLQYDFVLIKGGTGKMSSSKGELITLSEAMAVYEPQMVRWIFANQRPNTDFSIAFDTDVIKVYDEFDRAELFVLQPMPDNPGKWPVMRRAYELSCLGTDVPAQAPYRAPFRELTGRLQLCDGDFERTWAAYYKDKAVTAADKAAFLSRCQRAWNWVQDYAPDEFRYSIHKEPVAIPMSDKQKEAVVALRGLLQKIDLGAIEAKDLNQRLYDDIIHTTGCDGKEFFTAVYQKIIGRDQGPRLPGFLKELGSDRVLKLLADV, encoded by the coding sequence ATGAAGCCCCTGACCCCCCATTGGGCCGACCAGGCTGCCGCCCGCGTGGCAGCTGCATGCGGCGACAAAGAATCTTATACCGTGGCGAGTGGTATCACGCCCAGCGGCGTTGTCCACATCGGAAATTTCCGTGAGGTGATCACGGTCGATCTCGTGGCTCGCGCGCTGCGTTCTTTGGGAAAAAAGGTTCGCTTCATTTACAGCTGGGATGATTTCGATACCCTGAGGAAGGTTCCTGTCAACCTGCCCAATCAGGAGATGCTGACGGAAAACCTGCGTCGCCCTATCAGTCGCGTTCCCGATCCTTACGGCGAAGACAAGAGCTACGCCGCGCACAACGAACGCGTTTTTGAAGAGGAATTGAAACAGGTCGGCATCGATCCGGAATTTTTGTATCAGTCTGATCGCTATGGCGCTGGTCTTTATGCCGAGTCCATCAAGGTCGCTTTGGAAAAACGCGATGTGATTCGGGGGATCCTCGATGCCTACCGCGCGGAACCTCTGGGAACCGACTGGCTGCCCACCACGATTTACTGCAGTCAATGCCAGCGCGATCGCATGGATTATGAGCGCTATCCCGGTGGTTATGACTATTCCTACAAGTGTTCCAGCTGCGGTCACGAGGAAACGGTCGACATCAGGAAGACCTCGAATTTGAAACTGAACTGGCGGACCGACTGGCCGATGCGCTGGGCTTTTGAAGGCGTGGACTTCGAGCCGGGTGGCAAGGACCATTCGAGCGACGGCGGTTCCTATGATACCGGCAAGCGCATCGTGAAGGATGTCTGGGGCCGTGAAGCGCCGCAGTATCTGCAGTACGATTTCGTCCTGATCAAAGGCGGAACGGGAAAAATGTCCTCGTCCAAGGGCGAGCTTATCACCCTGTCCGAAGCGATGGCTGTCTATGAGCCGCAGATGGTGCGGTGGATTTTCGCCAACCAAAGACCCAATACCGACTTTTCCATAGCCTTCGACACCGATGTGATCAAGGTCTATGACGAGTTCGACCGCGCCGAACTCTTTGTCCTGCAGCCCATGCCGGACAATCCCGGCAAGTGGCCGGTCATGCGCCGGGCTTATGAACTCTCCTGCCTTGGCACCGATGTCCCGGCTCAGGCTCCTTACCGGGCGCCATTCCGCGAACTCACCGGCCGCCTGCAGCTCTGCGATGGTGATTTTGAGCGGACCTGGGCCGCTTATTACAAGGACAAGGCCGTGACGGCCGCGGACAAGGCGGCATTCCTGAGCCGTTGCCAGCGTGCCTGGAATTGGGTGCAGGATTACGCGCCCGACGAATTCCGCTATTCCATTCACAAGGAGCCGGTCGCCATCCCGATGTCGGATAAGCAGAAGGAAGCCGTGGTCGCCCTGCGTGGTCTTTTGCAAAAAATCGACCTTGGGGCTATCGAAGCGAAGGATTTAAACCAGCGCCTCTATGATGATATCATTCATACGACGGGCTGCGATGGCAAAGAATTTTTCACGGCCGTCTATCAGAAGATCATCGGTCGCGATCAAGGGCCACGCCTGCCGGGTTTCCTGAAGGAACTGGGCAGTGACCGTGTCCTGAAGCTTCTGGCAGACGTCTGA
- a CDS encoding LEA type 2 family protein has protein sequence MLDRRRLSLVLLLSGLALIGGCTYFRQMIGWVAEKPEIKLVQVDVQSFSVHRIDLVFVLDIVNPNAFRVEIENLDYRVRGLDMELGKGQHTDVIVLEAKEHSTARLPFVMDPDVALKLMKKYLKNPKDLKLKLSASLHLGTAFGAMDMQFEDEKTLVKGLNP, from the coding sequence ATGTTGGACCGCCGGCGTTTGAGTCTTGTGCTTCTGTTATCAGGTCTGGCTCTGATCGGCGGGTGCACGTATTTCCGGCAAATGATCGGGTGGGTGGCCGAAAAGCCCGAAATCAAACTCGTTCAGGTCGACGTTCAGTCCTTCAGCGTCCATCGCATCGATCTCGTTTTCGTCCTGGATATCGTGAATCCCAACGCCTTCCGGGTGGAAATCGAAAACCTCGATTACCGGGTCCGCGGTCTGGATATGGAACTGGGCAAGGGCCAGCATACGGACGTGATCGTGCTCGAAGCCAAGGAGCACAGCACGGCCCGCCTGCCCTTCGTCATGGACCCTGATGTGGCCCTCAAGCTCATGAAAAAGTATTTGAAGAACCCCAAGGATTTAAAATTAAAACTGTCGGCCAGCCTGCACCTCGGAACAGCGTTTGGCGCGATGGATATGCAGTTTGAAGACGAGAAGACTCTGGTCAAAGGTCTGAACCCATAA
- the rfbD gene encoding dTDP-4-dehydrorhamnose reductase, with translation MMKRPRIFLTGANGQAGFEIWQALAPIAEVTAFKGPQDRVAAVPAETLDLCDAAALEQAIRSVKPDLIVNPAAYTAVDKAESDQERAFLVNATAPAIIGRVAREIGAGVVHFSTDYVYSGEGNSPYHEDERIAPNNVYGQSKWQGEANLMASGAAYITLRTSWVYGVYGHNFVKTMLKLGREKEALRIVNDQFGAPTSARTLANFTQNLVQLGRIHGFPATFTAHQGVYHLTDRGCTNWHAFAEEIFRLARAYGANLQVKKVDGCPSSEYPTPAKRPHNSRLSLARIEESFGFQPPRWEDALAAMMAPLLGL, from the coding sequence ATGATGAAGCGTCCGCGCATATTTCTGACAGGAGCCAATGGGCAGGCAGGCTTTGAAATCTGGCAGGCCCTGGCGCCGATCGCCGAAGTTACCGCCTTCAAAGGCCCCCAGGATCGCGTGGCGGCCGTGCCCGCTGAGACGCTTGATCTTTGCGATGCTGCGGCCTTGGAACAGGCGATCCGTTCGGTCAAACCCGACCTGATCGTGAATCCTGCAGCCTATACCGCGGTGGACAAGGCCGAGAGCGATCAGGAGCGGGCTTTCCTTGTGAACGCCACGGCTCCGGCCATCATCGGCCGCGTGGCGCGTGAGATAGGCGCCGGTGTCGTTCACTTCTCGACCGATTATGTTTATTCGGGCGAGGGCAACAGCCCCTATCATGAAGACGAGCGCATTGCGCCGAATAATGTTTATGGGCAAAGCAAGTGGCAGGGCGAGGCCAATCTTATGGCCAGCGGCGCGGCTTACATTACGCTGCGGACGTCATGGGTTTATGGTGTTTATGGGCACAATTTCGTGAAGACCATGCTGAAGCTCGGCCGTGAAAAGGAAGCGCTCAGAATCGTGAACGATCAATTCGGGGCACCCACCAGCGCACGCACGCTGGCGAACTTCACGCAAAACCTTGTGCAGCTCGGCCGCATTCATGGTTTTCCCGCGACCTTCACCGCGCATCAGGGCGTGTATCACCTCACCGATCGCGGCTGCACGAACTGGCACGCGTTTGCCGAGGAAATCTTCCGGCTGGCCCGCGCTTATGGGGCCAATCTTCAGGTGAAAAAAGTGGATGGCTGTCCAAGTTCGGAATATCCGACACCAGCCAAACGTCCCCATAATTCACGTCTTTCGTTGGCCCGCATCGAGGAAAGCTTTGGCTTTCAGCCCCCGCGTTGGGAGGATGCCCTGGCCGCGATGATGGCCCCGCTCCTGGGCCTCTAA
- a CDS encoding amidohydrolase family protein, translating to MPRTLFRKLGLLGLLALLPACHWKKNKHPATDSPDVWSKVAEPLYPVANTDVQNLPRVLIENVKIMTAAGKTIPEGYVLIEAGQIQKVGAGTIPIQEFKDGQRLDGRGKVLTPGIIDMHSHIGVYPLPGAKAHQDGNEATAPTTPDVWAEHSFWPQDPSIWRALASGVTTIHVLPGSANLIGGRTVTLHMKPATSVAAMRFPDAPQGIKMACGENPKRTYGDKSGPSTRMGNVAGYRRLFQEGWEYRQSWLNHEHAMERWNKSGDGERPMAPKRDHALDTIAKILDGEIRVHIHCYRADEMSIMLDLAKTYGFHISAFHHALEAYKIRDRLVAEKVAIATWADWWGFKMEAFDGIPLNAPMLQAAGGMPTIHSDSEDEIRYLNLEAAKAQSAAREFGLEMSDDDILQWITRNPAIVLGIDKKVGTIEEGKMADLVLWDRHPFSAYAKPDKVFVGGELLFDRAPQTFPLGDLERGIRDFGLGDRGTQDTALPGAGIPDAKAQPPVPAEPRLQDSFVIEHATLETGSGERRTDASIWVDKGVIQAIGARNAPLSLPRLDAQGRTVTPGLIEAQTSMGALVVELEDDGQDHNSGDGLNPGFRAMDGWDPFSLRMPIAREQGVTTIIAKPSGGILSGQGRALDLSTRADATVTPAGPIMFGSLMGGKNRGQTWLKLREAFDDARYYKQEGGLKAAHSRELSLKPLHLEALYEVMQGRVPLVLTVHRLADVLTAIQWKKEMAAQGFPLQLILSGAGEAWLAAKELAAAKIPVIVTPSKEMPRTLDALRVRDDQATLLMNAGVDVIISTDDVRAGRLRQEAARAVAYSLPYASAIAAISSVPARVFGLKDRGSVEVGKRADLVLWSGDPFEPQTTVQKVWIAGKDMDLNHRQKELARAYLAKAPVPVPAVK from the coding sequence ATGCCGCGTACTCTGTTCCGAAAGCTTGGTCTTCTTGGTCTTCTCGCATTGCTGCCTGCCTGCCATTGGAAAAAGAATAAGCACCCAGCGACAGATTCGCCGGACGTCTGGTCCAAGGTCGCTGAGCCTCTTTATCCTGTGGCCAATACCGATGTTCAAAACCTGCCCCGGGTTCTGATTGAAAACGTAAAAATCATGACAGCGGCGGGAAAGACAATCCCTGAAGGTTATGTCCTGATTGAAGCCGGCCAGATTCAGAAAGTGGGCGCGGGCACCATTCCCATCCAGGAGTTCAAGGACGGCCAAAGACTCGATGGTCGCGGCAAAGTTTTGACCCCTGGGATTATTGATATGCATTCGCACATCGGTGTTTATCCTTTGCCCGGGGCCAAGGCTCATCAGGATGGCAACGAAGCGACCGCGCCCACCACACCGGATGTCTGGGCCGAGCATAGCTTCTGGCCGCAGGATCCTTCGATCTGGCGGGCGCTGGCGTCCGGTGTCACCACCATTCACGTTCTGCCAGGTTCGGCGAATCTTATTGGGGGACGTACGGTCACGCTGCATATGAAGCCGGCGACGTCGGTCGCGGCCATGCGTTTTCCCGATGCCCCGCAGGGAATCAAGATGGCCTGCGGAGAAAATCCCAAGCGCACCTATGGTGACAAAAGCGGTCCATCCACGCGCATGGGGAATGTCGCAGGCTATCGCCGTCTTTTTCAGGAAGGCTGGGAATATCGTCAAAGCTGGCTCAATCATGAGCACGCGATGGAACGCTGGAATAAGAGCGGCGACGGGGAACGTCCCATGGCGCCGAAGCGTGATCATGCGCTGGATACCATCGCCAAAATTCTGGATGGCGAGATTCGCGTGCACATCCACTGCTACCGCGCTGATGAAATGTCGATCATGCTCGATCTGGCGAAGACCTATGGTTTTCACATCAGCGCCTTTCATCACGCGCTGGAAGCTTATAAAATTCGCGATCGACTGGTTGCGGAAAAAGTGGCGATTGCCACCTGGGCCGACTGGTGGGGTTTTAAAATGGAGGCCTTTGACGGCATTCCTTTGAATGCTCCGATGCTGCAGGCCGCCGGCGGCATGCCGACCATTCATTCCGATTCCGAGGACGAGATCCGTTATCTGAATCTGGAAGCGGCGAAAGCGCAAAGCGCGGCGCGTGAATTCGGCCTTGAAATGAGTGATGACGATATCCTGCAGTGGATCACGCGCAATCCGGCGATCGTTCTGGGCATTGATAAGAAAGTCGGCACCATCGAGGAAGGGAAGATGGCGGATCTGGTTCTTTGGGATCGTCATCCTTTCTCGGCTTATGCCAAGCCTGATAAGGTTTTTGTGGGGGGCGAACTGCTCTTTGATCGCGCGCCTCAAACATTTCCCCTTGGTGACCTGGAGCGCGGTATTCGCGACTTCGGACTCGGTGATCGTGGGACTCAGGACACGGCTCTGCCCGGTGCCGGCATTCCCGATGCCAAAGCCCAGCCCCCTGTGCCTGCTGAACCCCGCCTTCAGGATAGCTTCGTCATTGAACACGCGACCCTTGAAACCGGCAGCGGGGAACGTCGGACTGATGCCAGCATCTGGGTGGACAAAGGCGTGATTCAAGCCATCGGAGCCCGCAATGCCCCCTTGAGCCTGCCGCGACTCGACGCTCAGGGACGTACGGTCACACCTGGACTTATCGAAGCGCAGACTTCAATGGGCGCTTTGGTGGTGGAACTGGAAGACGACGGGCAGGATCATAATTCAGGCGACGGATTGAATCCCGGCTTTCGCGCCATGGATGGCTGGGACCCCTTTTCCCTGCGTATGCCGATCGCCCGCGAGCAGGGCGTGACGACGATCATTGCAAAGCCCAGCGGCGGCATACTTTCCGGGCAGGGGCGCGCTCTGGATCTTTCCACCCGTGCCGACGCTACGGTGACTCCAGCAGGACCTATCATGTTCGGCTCTTTGATGGGCGGAAAAAATCGCGGGCAGACCTGGCTCAAGCTGCGGGAGGCTTTTGATGATGCCCGTTATTATAAACAGGAAGGCGGTCTGAAGGCTGCGCATTCGCGTGAACTCAGTCTGAAGCCTCTTCATCTGGAAGCGCTTTATGAAGTGATGCAGGGGCGCGTGCCCTTGGTTCTGACCGTGCATCGACTCGCTGATGTCCTGACCGCGATTCAATGGAAAAAGGAAATGGCCGCGCAGGGCTTCCCCCTTCAGCTTATTTTGAGCGGAGCAGGGGAGGCATGGCTGGCCGCCAAGGAACTCGCCGCCGCGAAAATCCCTGTGATCGTGACCCCCTCGAAAGAGATGCCGCGCACCCTCGATGCTTTGCGTGTGCGGGACGATCAGGCGACGCTTCTGATGAATGCAGGCGTTGACGTCATCATCAGCACTGATGATGTCAGGGCCGGACGTTTAAGGCAGGAGGCGGCCCGTGCGGTCGCGTATTCTCTGCCTTACGCGTCGGCGATCGCCGCGATCAGCAGCGTACCGGCTCGGGTTTTTGGATTGAAGGATCGTGGCAGCGTGGAAGTCGGCAAGCGCGCTGATCTTGTGCTTTGGTCGGGCGATCCCTTCGAGCCCCAGACCACGGTGCAGAAAGTCTGGATCGCTGGAAAGGATATGGACCTCAATCATCGGCAAAAAGAACTCGCGCGGGCTTACCTTGCGAAGGCGCCGGTTCCCGTTCCTGCAGTGAAATAA
- a CDS encoding NAD(P)-dependent alcohol dehydrogenase: MTIKAYAAIQAKSPLVPYTYQEKPLGPHDVRVKISHCGVCHSDVHLVDNDWGFSSYPLVAGHEVIGTVEALGSSVTHLKAGQRVGIGWASGACMECEFCMRGDDNLCVRAQATAVGREGGFGEALTVDSRFAFPIPDQITSENAAPLLCGGITVYAPLRVYGVTPSMKVGVIGIGGLGHLALQFARAWGCEVTAFSSSADKAEEARAFGAHHFVSSVDQAAMESQKNSLDFIISTVHADLDWNAYLNLLRPDGKLCFVGVPQSQVQIGAFGLIAGRRSICGNPTGSRHQIHEMLAFAARHGIEAKTEVMPMSEINAALDRVRSNKARYRMVLKA, from the coding sequence ATGACAATCAAAGCGTATGCCGCTATTCAAGCAAAATCCCCTCTGGTTCCCTATACTTACCAGGAAAAGCCGCTCGGACCCCATGACGTTCGCGTCAAGATCAGCCACTGCGGAGTATGTCACAGCGACGTTCACCTCGTTGATAATGACTGGGGCTTCTCCAGCTATCCGCTCGTAGCCGGTCATGAAGTTATCGGCACCGTCGAGGCTCTGGGATCGTCTGTCACCCATCTGAAGGCCGGCCAGCGCGTGGGTATTGGCTGGGCGAGTGGCGCGTGCATGGAATGTGAATTCTGCATGCGTGGGGACGACAATCTTTGCGTACGAGCCCAGGCGACCGCCGTGGGTCGCGAGGGTGGTTTTGGTGAAGCGCTGACTGTGGACAGTCGTTTTGCGTTCCCCATTCCCGATCAGATCACATCAGAAAATGCGGCGCCCCTTCTTTGCGGCGGCATTACCGTTTATGCGCCGCTGCGCGTTTATGGAGTGACACCGAGCATGAAAGTCGGAGTCATCGGCATCGGCGGACTCGGTCACCTCGCCCTTCAGTTTGCCCGGGCCTGGGGTTGTGAAGTGACAGCGTTTTCGTCGTCCGCGGACAAAGCCGAGGAAGCACGCGCATTCGGAGCCCATCACTTCGTGAGTTCCGTTGACCAGGCGGCCATGGAAAGTCAGAAAAATTCCCTCGACTTCATCATCTCGACAGTGCATGCCGACCTCGATTGGAATGCCTATCTGAATCTTCTAAGGCCTGATGGCAAGCTCTGTTTCGTCGGCGTTCCCCAATCGCAGGTTCAGATCGGAGCCTTCGGGCTGATCGCCGGTCGTCGCTCCATCTGTGGCAACCCCACAGGCTCGCGCCATCAGATTCACGAGATGCTGGCGTTCGCCGCACGGCATGGAATCGAAGCGAAAACTGAAGTCATGCCGATGTCGGAAATCAATGCGGCGCTCGATCGCGTCCGTTCCAACAAGGCCCGCTATCGCATGGTGCTCAAGGCCTGA